A stretch of DNA from Fusobacterium sp.:
TTATTTCCCATACATCAATAGTATCATAAAGTATTATATATCCTGCCACTTTTTCTTCAATTTTTGTGATAAAAAATCTATACCTTTCTATCTCTTTCATTTCTTCTAATTGCTTCATAGAAAAAGCTGTATTAGCAAATATCTCTTTTTCTATCTCTGCTATTTCTAAAAGATTTTTTTTATCAATTAATTCTTCTACCAATTTTTACTCCTATTTTAAAAGCTTTATTCTGTTCAAAGGCCAGAATCTTATAAAGGCTTCTCCTTTTATTCTGTCTTCACTTACAAATCCCCACATTCTTGAATCATAACTTCCATTAGTATTATCTCCAAGAGCAAGGTAATAATCTTTTTCAGATATTAAAGCTACATTTTCACCTTTAAGTATTCTGTTTACATATTTAGATTCATGTATAAGGTCCAGAAGCATTCCTGTTTTTTCACCATTTACTCTAAATTCAAGATCTGGCAATATTTCTCCCACTGCCCCTGGATTATCTACAAGATATTTCTGTACTTCCCCAACATTAATCATATTTTCTCTAAATAATTTCCCATAATCTTTTCCAGGAATTATTTCTATAGTATCCCCTTTTTTAGGGACTATCCATTTTTCATTTCCTATTTCTCCAATATTAGTATATTCTCTTGTAGTTATTTCTTTATCATTCACATAAAGATGATTATTTTTTATATTTACAGTTTCTCCTGGAAGCCCCATTACTCTCTTTGTATAAAGAACTTTATTTTGAATAGGTTCTCTAAAAACTATAATTTCTTCTCTTTGAGGTTTTCTGAATTTATAAATAAGCATGTTTCCAAAAAGTCTATCCTTCGGCATTATAGTTGGTATCATTGAACCTGTAGGCACAAGAAAATTTCCAAGATAAAATTTTTGTATTATAAGTACTAAGATAAGGGCTGTCCCTATTGTTTCTACCAAGTTTATAGTTGTTCTTATACCCTTGCTTAAAACTTTTCCTTTTATATTAAGTACCATGATTACCTTGTCAGCAAATTTGTCCCTATATATTTTTATAGTATCTGTTAAAGCTTTTTCTTTAACAAATATATATACAAATATTGCTGTAAGGATTACATAGAATATACTGTTCAGTATTACTTTGCTCTTTTCCATCTACAATCACTCCAATTTTGATTTTTCCCCAATACAATCATTTTATCACAAATTTTAAAAAAAAAATACCCAAATAACGAAAAAAGCCAAGGATAAAATCCTTGACTTCCATTATTATTTTCTGATTTCTTTGATTCTAGCTTTTTTACCAGAAAGCCCTCTAAGGTAATAAAGTTTAGATCTTCTAACTCTACCAATTTTTAATACTTCAATCTTGTCAATCATTGGAGAGTTCATTGGAATTATTCTTTCTATTCCTATTCCAGCAGTTACTTTTCTAACTGTGAAAGTTTTTGCAATTCCTCCACCATTTACTCTGATAACCACACCTTCAAATAACTGAACTCTTTCTTTGTTTCCTTCTTTTACTTTGTAGTATACTGCAATAGTATCTCCAGCTTTAAATGAAGGGATGTCAGTTCTTAAGTAGTTTTGTTCTACTAATTGAATCAATTTTTCTTTCATTATTTCTCCTCCTTGAGATATTCATTTAATTATTTTTATTAAAGCGGAATATCCATTTTAACTTAGATAGTTTATCATATTAACAGAATAATGTCAATTCAAATTCTGTTTTTTTAAAAATATATTAATAATTATTTCATAAAAAATTTATGTTTATTAAAAATATTTTTAACAACACAGAACAATTCTTTAAACTTAAAAAGTAAATCATATATGTATTCTTTTTTATTTTTTTTGTAGTTTTAGAATTTTTTTTATGTTAAAATTACTACTATCTAACAATTATAAAACATGGAGGTGTAGTATGAAAGAATTTAAAAGTAATCCTTTGGTTATTTTAAAGAATATTTTCTTTGCTGTTTGTGGTGGATTTGTATTAGCAATAATAGCAAATTTCTTCCTTTCACCAACTATTTCTAAAGTACTTGGAGTTGTAGCTTTTCTTGGGGGAACATATTTTGCAGTAGTTCTTGATAATATAAGAGTTGTTATAAATGGTGATAACCTTATTTTTTATCGTGGAAAAAAAGAAACTCATAGATTTATAATCAGTGAATGTTCCTTTCATTCCCTTATTCGTTCTAGCAGTGGAGACAGTTCATGTGATCTCACTATAAAGACTCATGAAAATGACTATGGTACAACAATTGACTGCAGCATGCTGGGAAGTGGACGTTATCTGCAACTAT
This window harbors:
- the lepB gene encoding signal peptidase I; its protein translation is MEKSKVILNSIFYVILTAIFVYIFVKEKALTDTIKIYRDKFADKVIMVLNIKGKVLSKGIRTTINLVETIGTALILVLIIQKFYLGNFLVPTGSMIPTIMPKDRLFGNMLIYKFRKPQREEIIVFREPIQNKVLYTKRVMGLPGETVNIKNNHLYVNDKEITTREYTNIGEIGNEKWIVPKKGDTIEIIPGKDYGKLFRENMINVGEVQKYLVDNPGAVGEILPDLEFRVNGEKTGMLLDLIHESKYVNRILKGENVALISEKDYYLALGDNTNGSYDSRMWGFVSEDRIKGEAFIRFWPLNRIKLLK
- the rplS gene encoding 50S ribosomal protein L19 — translated: MKEKLIQLVEQNYLRTDIPSFKAGDTIAVYYKVKEGNKERVQLFEGVVIRVNGGGIAKTFTVRKVTAGIGIERIIPMNSPMIDKIEVLKIGRVRRSKLYYLRGLSGKKARIKEIRK